A window of the Candidatus Saccharibacteria bacterium oral taxon 488 genome harbors these coding sequences:
- a CDS encoding NUDIX hydrolase has translation MAGQRVTLRDEWGNLAVTLSCKAIVRDGNSIWLRKNERNDWELPGGRLDEGEQPEQTIVREIAEELGVELVSPRLVDVYIWKKDFGTTTHIGIVTFAGDVGRKVGGPELNGEAGKAEFQKFIIRAALQLDNLPEVYKRAIRKILI, from the coding sequence ATGGCTGGTCAGCGAGTAACGCTGCGTGATGAATGGGGAAATCTAGCAGTCACGCTGTCATGTAAAGCAATTGTTCGTGATGGTAACAGTATATGGCTACGAAAAAATGAGCGCAATGATTGGGAGTTGCCCGGCGGTCGGCTTGATGAGGGTGAGCAACCAGAACAGACGATCGTTCGTGAAATTGCTGAGGAGCTGGGTGTTGAGCTAGTATCACCACGTCTTGTCGATGTGTATATTTGGAAAAAGGATTTTGGAACGACAACACATATCGGGATCGTTACCTTTGCTGGTGATGTAGGCCGAAAGGTCGGTGGGCCTGAGCTTAACGGTGAGGCTGGCAAGGCTGAGTTTCAAAAGTTTATTATTCGTGCGGCGCTTCAACTCGATAATCTGCCAGAGGTATATAAACGGGCAATCCGAAAGATACTTATATGA
- the recA gene encoding recombinase RecA — translation MASTAKTDDKHQTDAATGTAWVTEKKIDDGKLKALGLAMDQITKQFGDGSIMKLGEAHKVDVEVIPSGSLSLDLALGGGYPKGRIIEIYGPESSGKTTLTLHAIAEIQKQGGTAAFIDAEHALDPSYAKRLGVDTENLLVSQPDNGEQALEITETLVRSNAVDLIVVDSVAALTPQAEIDGDMGDSHMGLQARLMSQALRKLTGIINKSKATVIFINQIRMKIGVMFGNPETTTGGNALKFYASQRVDIRRIGQIKVGDDILGNRTKIKVVKNKIAPPFRIAEFDIMYNEGISKTGDILDLAATHGIVEKSGAFYKYNGETIGQGRDKTKLYLKENPEVLAEIDQKVREKVKEAEG, via the coding sequence ATGGCTAGCACAGCGAAAACCGATGACAAACATCAAACAGACGCCGCGACTGGTACGGCTTGGGTGACAGAGAAAAAGATTGATGACGGGAAGTTAAAAGCCTTGGGTCTGGCGATGGATCAAATCACCAAGCAGTTTGGTGATGGCTCGATCATGAAGCTGGGCGAGGCGCACAAAGTTGATGTTGAAGTGATTCCGTCGGGCTCGCTGAGCCTTGATTTGGCGCTGGGTGGTGGCTATCCAAAGGGACGCATCATCGAGATTTACGGCCCCGAGAGTTCGGGTAAGACAACTTTGACATTGCATGCCATTGCTGAAATTCAAAAACAGGGCGGCACGGCGGCGTTTATCGACGCTGAGCACGCGCTTGACCCGAGCTATGCCAAGCGGTTGGGTGTGGACACCGAGAATCTGCTGGTATCGCAGCCAGACAACGGTGAGCAGGCGCTGGAAATTACCGAAACCTTGGTGCGCTCAAACGCGGTGGATCTGATTGTGGTGGACTCGGTGGCAGCATTGACGCCGCAAGCAGAAATTGACGGCGATATGGGTGATTCGCACATGGGTCTGCAGGCGCGGCTGATGAGCCAAGCGCTGCGTAAATTGACTGGTATCATCAACAAGTCGAAAGCGACGGTGATTTTCATCAACCAGATTCGCATGAAGATTGGTGTGATGTTTGGCAATCCTGAGACTACGACGGGCGGTAACGCACTGAAGTTTTACGCCTCGCAGCGGGTGGATATTCGTCGGATTGGGCAGATCAAGGTTGGCGATGATATTCTCGGTAACCGCACCAAGATCAAGGTGGTGAAGAATAAGATTGCGCCGCCATTCCGCATCGCTGAGTTTGACATTATGTATAATGAAGGCATTTCTAAAACTGGCGACATTCTGGATTTAGCAGCTACGCACGGTATTGTCGAAAAATCTGGCGCCTTTTACAAGTATAACGGCGAGACTATTGGCCAGGGCCGCGATAAAACTAAATTGTATCTGAAAGAAAACCCTGAGGTTCTGGCGGAAATTGACCAGAAGGTTCGGGAGAAGGTCAAAGAAGCAGAGGGGTAG